Proteins encoded in a region of the Spiribacter sp. 1M189 genome:
- a CDS encoding ABC transporter ATP-binding protein, whose amino-acid sequence MLLDLEQVTLRFAGNTVLDKVDFGVEAGSLASLIGPNGAGKTSLFNSITGFYRPQEGRIEFNGERILRRKPHKVTQFGIARTFQNVRLFREMSVMENVMAGMHCRTRSGAFGAVFRTPGQRAEEQYIAEVAHDCMRFVGIDEYADRLATNLAYGYQRLVEIARALATQPQLILLDEPAAGLNGTEKAALVELIRRIRDERNVAVLLIEHDMGLVMQVSEHIHVLDYGRIIAKGTAEQVKNDPKVIEAYLGQEDEEMAL is encoded by the coding sequence ATGCTGCTTGATCTAGAACAGGTCACCCTGCGATTCGCAGGCAACACCGTGCTCGACAAGGTGGATTTCGGTGTCGAGGCGGGTTCGCTGGCGAGCCTGATCGGACCCAACGGTGCCGGGAAGACCTCGCTTTTCAACTCGATCACGGGTTTCTACCGCCCGCAGGAGGGGCGCATCGAATTCAACGGCGAGCGGATCCTGCGCCGCAAGCCACACAAGGTCACCCAGTTCGGTATCGCCCGGACCTTCCAGAACGTTCGGTTGTTCCGGGAAATGTCGGTCATGGAGAATGTCATGGCCGGTATGCACTGCCGCACGCGGTCGGGGGCCTTCGGAGCGGTTTTCCGCACGCCCGGGCAGCGCGCGGAAGAGCAGTACATCGCCGAGGTGGCGCACGACTGCATGCGGTTCGTCGGCATTGACGAATATGCCGACCGCCTGGCCACGAACCTGGCCTATGGTTATCAGCGCCTGGTGGAAATCGCGCGCGCCCTGGCGACTCAGCCGCAACTGATTCTGCTTGATGAGCCGGCGGCGGGCCTGAACGGCACCGAGAAGGCGGCTTTGGTCGAGCTGATCCGCCGCATCCGTGACGAGCGCAACGTCGCCGTGCTGCTCATCGAGCACGACATGGGCCTCGTGATGCAGGTCTCCGAGCATATTCACGTGCTCGACTATGGTCGCATCATCGCCAAGGGCACCGCCGAGCAGGTCAAGAATGACCCGAAGGTCATCGAGGCGTATCTGGGACAGGAAGACGAGGAGATGGCCCTGTGA
- a CDS encoding FAD-dependent oxidoreductase, translating to MSSGAGQPAPCVSVIGTGPAGEAAIRGLLARGARVTVFDEQPRTGGNISRIRTTAPATPLEALAAESPELILRSGTRVLSVESDGRVWFEGGDGADQARFDAVVLACGAYDLHDPVPGLPARGVTSAGALQALGKGHGIMPRGQIIIAGSGPFLTVVAAGVVRAGGTVTHVIDRLRRSDYARLAPWGLGIPGNSLEFMQKRRWLARAGVPIRYGAAVAAVGDGELLTDADERIAFDHLGLTERFVPQTQLARTAGCRIQYDPVGGYWAVATDSLGRSSQPRIYVIGEGQGIRGWRHAQLSGERVAPAVLSDLAGRAAARPTGEWRRRFLIGFARGLERAQARRARQTPDPDAVICACEGARVRVVDQAVALGLADLSSIKVVTRCGMGPCQGRYCEAQVSERIRAAGLEPRGALNQRAFSRPLSVAEVLNGPR from the coding sequence ATGTCGAGTGGTGCCGGACAGCCTGCCCCCTGCGTTTCGGTTATAGGGACCGGGCCGGCCGGAGAGGCGGCCATCCGTGGACTGCTTGCACGCGGTGCCCGCGTGACCGTGTTCGATGAACAGCCCCGCACCGGCGGAAACATCAGCCGCATCCGGACAACGGCTCCAGCCACACCGCTGGAGGCCCTGGCGGCGGAATCCCCGGAGCTGATCCTGCGCTCGGGGACCCGGGTCCTGTCGGTCGAGTCCGATGGCCGCGTCTGGTTCGAAGGCGGGGATGGCGCGGATCAGGCGAGATTCGATGCCGTTGTCCTTGCCTGTGGCGCCTACGACCTGCATGACCCCGTGCCCGGGCTGCCGGCCCGCGGCGTCACGAGCGCCGGCGCCCTGCAGGCCCTTGGCAAGGGTCATGGCATCATGCCTCGCGGCCAGATCATTATTGCCGGCAGTGGCCCTTTCCTTACGGTGGTGGCGGCCGGCGTCGTGCGGGCCGGCGGCACGGTCACGCATGTCATCGACCGCCTGCGGCGCAGCGACTATGCCCGCCTCGCGCCGTGGGGGCTCGGAATCCCCGGCAACAGTCTCGAATTCATGCAAAAGCGTCGCTGGCTCGCCCGGGCCGGGGTGCCAATCCGCTACGGCGCAGCGGTTGCCGCCGTAGGCGATGGCGAGCTGCTCACCGACGCCGATGAGCGAATCGCCTTCGATCATCTGGGCTTGACCGAGCGCTTCGTGCCGCAGACACAGCTTGCCCGGACGGCAGGGTGCCGGATCCAATACGATCCAGTCGGTGGCTATTGGGCGGTGGCGACGGACTCGCTTGGACGCAGCAGCCAACCCCGGATTTACGTGATTGGTGAAGGTCAGGGCATCCGTGGCTGGCGGCATGCCCAGCTTTCCGGCGAGCGTGTCGCGCCGGCTGTGCTGAGCGATCTGGCGGGGCGGGCGGCCGCTCGGCCGACGGGGGAGTGGCGGCGACGCTTTCTGATCGGCTTCGCCCGTGGCCTGGAGCGGGCCCAGGCGCGGCGTGCCCGCCAGACACCGGATCCGGACGCTGTCATCTGCGCCTGTGAAGGCGCCCGGGTGCGGGTGGTTGATCAGGCGGTCGCCCTGGGTCTCGCCGACCTGTCCTCGATCAAGGTCGTCACCCGTTGTGGTATGGGGCCCTGCCAGGGCCGCTACTGCGAGGCCCAGGTCAGTGAGCGCATCCGCGCAGCCGGGCTCGAACCGCGCGGAGCGTTGAACCAACGGGCATTTTCCCGCCCGCTGTCCGTGGCGGAGGTATTGAATGGCCCACGTTGA
- a CDS encoding branched-chain amino acid ABC transporter permease, giving the protein MNTSTGRSANFIDRLYAFFDSPRRQTLLLVVIVAVMALAPLVMGRYMTTIMTNALLYVVLALGLNIVVGYAGLLDLGYAAFFAVGAYSIGILTVQFDWNFWLAIPPALVAACLAGVIIGGPTLRLRSDYLAIVTLGFGEIVRFGARNLEITGRATGLSNIPEPNFFGYVISSYVDFYYIFLLLAVAAVIASHRLYHSRLGRAWLYVRHDEDAAEAMGINRVRVKLAAYVTGSVFGAFGGIFFAANLGAISPESFSFEQSVLVLMAVILGGMGKIPGVILGAFIIILGPELLRDLGELRLLLFAVVMLLIMLLRPSGIWPERRH; this is encoded by the coding sequence GCCGACAGACGCTGCTGCTGGTGGTGATCGTCGCCGTCATGGCACTGGCACCGCTCGTGATGGGGCGCTACATGACGACCATCATGACCAACGCGCTGCTCTATGTGGTGCTCGCCCTCGGGCTTAATATCGTGGTGGGCTATGCGGGCCTGCTCGATCTCGGCTACGCAGCGTTCTTTGCGGTGGGGGCCTACAGCATCGGCATCCTTACCGTGCAGTTCGACTGGAATTTCTGGTTGGCGATACCGCCGGCGCTGGTGGCCGCTTGTCTGGCTGGTGTCATCATCGGCGGGCCGACACTTCGGCTGAGAAGCGACTACCTGGCCATCGTGACCCTCGGTTTCGGCGAGATCGTGCGTTTCGGTGCACGCAATCTGGAAATCACCGGACGGGCGACTGGCCTGTCGAATATCCCGGAGCCGAATTTCTTCGGCTACGTCATCAGCAGCTATGTCGATTTCTACTACATTTTCCTGTTGCTGGCGGTTGCGGCGGTCATCGCCAGCCATCGCCTCTATCACTCCCGACTCGGTCGGGCATGGCTGTACGTGCGGCATGATGAGGATGCGGCCGAGGCGATGGGCATTAACCGCGTACGTGTGAAGCTCGCCGCCTATGTGACCGGATCGGTGTTCGGTGCCTTTGGCGGCATTTTCTTTGCGGCCAATCTGGGGGCCATTTCCCCGGAGAGTTTCAGCTTCGAGCAGTCGGTGCTCGTTCTCATGGCGGTGATACTGGGCGGCATGGGCAAGATACCCGGGGTCATTCTCGGCGCTTTCATCATCATCCTCGGCCCGGAGCTGCTGCGTGATCTCGGCGAGCTGCGTCTGCTGCTGTTCGCGGTGGTGATGCTGCTCATCATGCTGCTCAGGCCGAGTGGCATCTGGCCGGAACGGCGTCACTAG
- a CDS encoding ABC transporter ATP-binding protein translates to MTEPVLRVEQVESYYGKIQALRSINIEVTPGQIIAVLGSNGAGKTTTLRTISGIVRAQTGRVLLDGDDITRLPAHEIARRGVVHVPEGRHILKGLSVQENLELGSFTVRDHGLRRERLADVYERFPILAERRNQDGSLLSGGEQQMLALGRALMHGPRVLLLDEPSMGLAPKLVTQTMRIVKQLNEAGTTILLVEQNARLALKIAHYAYVLENGEIWNQGEASALAADESIVQAYLGA, encoded by the coding sequence GTGACTGAGCCAGTGCTTCGGGTCGAGCAGGTCGAGTCCTATTACGGCAAGATTCAGGCGTTGCGCAGCATTAATATTGAAGTGACGCCGGGGCAGATTATCGCCGTTCTGGGCAGTAACGGCGCGGGCAAGACCACCACGCTGAGAACCATCTCCGGTATCGTGCGGGCTCAGACCGGCCGCGTCCTGCTGGATGGTGACGACATCACGCGTCTGCCGGCCCACGAGATCGCCCGGCGCGGCGTCGTCCATGTGCCGGAGGGGCGTCACATCCTCAAAGGTCTGAGTGTTCAGGAAAATCTCGAGCTTGGCAGCTTTACGGTGCGGGATCATGGCCTGCGTCGCGAGCGTCTGGCGGATGTCTACGAGCGCTTCCCCATCCTGGCCGAGCGGCGCAATCAGGATGGCTCGCTGCTGTCCGGCGGCGAGCAGCAGATGCTGGCGCTGGGCAGGGCGCTGATGCATGGGCCACGCGTACTGCTGCTCGATGAACCGTCCATGGGGCTGGCGCCGAAACTGGTCACGCAGACGATGCGCATCGTCAAACAGCTGAACGAGGCCGGCACCACGATCCTGCTGGTGGAGCAGAATGCCCGACTGGCGCTGAAGATCGCCCACTACGCTTATGTGCTCGAGAATGGCGAAATCTGGAATCAGGGAGAAGCGTCGGCACTGGCGGCCGACGAGAGTATCGTTCAGGCCTACCTGGGTGCGTGA